In one window of Chryseobacterium sp. JV274 DNA:
- a CDS encoding fumarate hydratase, whose translation MDFRYQDPYPIQKDDTVYKKLTSDYVKVEKLGDREILTVDPKGLELLAEEAMADVSFMLRSSHLESLRRIIDDPEATDNDRFVAYNLLQNAAVAVEGALPSCQDTGTAIVMGKKGENVYTGVDDGEYLSKGIFNTYQKRNLRYSQVVPLTMFDEKNSGSNLPAQIDIYAKKGDYYEFLFLTKGGGSANKTFLYQKTKSLLNEKSLEEFVKERISDLGTAACPPYHLALVIGGTSAEANLAAVKKASAKYYDHLPTEGNEAGQAFRDLEWEAKVQKICQESAIGAQFGGKYLTHDVRVIRLPRHAASCPVGMGVSCSADRNIKGKITKEGIFLEQLEQDPKRFLPDTPPHLEEAVEINLNKPMPEILAELSKYPIKTRLKLNGTLIVARDIAHAKIKEIIDSGKPMPEYFKNHPIYYAGPAKTPEGMASGSFGPTTAGRMDVYVDEFQSHGGSMIMLAKGNRSKDVTNACHKYGGFYLGSIGGPAAILAKDNIVSVDVVDFPELGMEAVRKIEVKDFPAFIISDDKGNDFFANLAH comes from the coding sequence ATGGACTTTAGATATCAGGATCCGTATCCAATTCAGAAAGATGATACGGTGTACAAGAAGCTTACATCAGATTATGTAAAGGTTGAAAAACTGGGTGACAGAGAAATTTTAACTGTAGATCCGAAAGGACTGGAATTGTTGGCTGAAGAAGCTATGGCAGATGTTTCTTTCATGCTTCGTTCTTCACACCTGGAAAGCCTTAGAAGAATCATTGATGATCCTGAAGCTACTGATAATGACAGATTCGTTGCTTACAACCTTTTGCAAAATGCTGCAGTAGCTGTGGAAGGAGCTCTTCCTTCATGCCAGGATACGGGAACGGCTATCGTAATGGGGAAAAAAGGAGAAAATGTATATACAGGAGTAGATGACGGGGAATATTTGAGCAAAGGAATTTTCAATACCTATCAGAAAAGAAACTTAAGATATTCTCAGGTAGTTCCTTTGACGATGTTTGATGAAAAGAACTCAGGATCTAACCTTCCTGCACAGATTGATATCTACGCTAAAAAAGGAGATTACTACGAATTTTTATTCTTGACAAAAGGAGGAGGTTCTGCTAATAAAACATTCTTATATCAAAAGACGAAATCTTTATTGAACGAAAAATCTCTTGAAGAATTCGTTAAAGAAAGAATCTCTGATCTTGGAACAGCTGCCTGCCCGCCTTACCACTTAGCGTTGGTAATTGGAGGAACTTCAGCAGAAGCCAACCTTGCTGCAGTGAAAAAAGCATCAGCAAAATATTATGACCATCTTCCAACAGAAGGAAATGAGGCCGGACAGGCATTCAGAGACCTTGAATGGGAAGCAAAAGTTCAGAAAATCTGCCAGGAAAGTGCAATCGGAGCTCAGTTTGGAGGAAAATACCTTACCCATGATGTAAGAGTAATCAGGCTTCCGAGACATGCCGCATCTTGTCCGGTAGGAATGGGTGTTTCCTGTTCTGCAGACAGAAATATCAAAGGAAAAATTACTAAAGAAGGTATTTTCCTTGAGCAGTTGGAGCAGGACCCAAAAAGATTCTTACCTGATACACCTCCACATCTGGAAGAAGCAGTTGAGATTAATCTAAATAAACCAATGCCGGAAATTCTTGCAGAGTTATCCAAATATCCGATCAAAACAAGATTGAAACTGAACGGAACATTGATTGTAGCAAGAGATATTGCACACGCAAAAATTAAAGAAATTATCGACAGTGGAAAACCAATGCCGGAATATTTCAAAAACCATCCGATCTACTATGCAGGACCTGCAAAAACTCCGGAAGGAATGGCTTCAGGAAGTTTCGGACCTACTACAGCCGGTAGAATGGACGTTTATGTGGATGAGTTTCAAAGCCACGGCGGAAGTATGATTATGCTGGCAAAAGGAAACAGAAGTAAAGATGTTACCAATGCCTGTCATAAATACGGAGGTTTCTACCTTGGATCTATCGGTGGGCCTGCTGCTATTCTTGCCAAAGACAATATTGTGTCTGTAGATGTAGTAGACTTCCCGGAATTAGGAATGGAAGCAGTAAGAAAAATTGAAGTAAAAGACTTCCCTGCATTCATTATTTCCGATGATAAAGGCAACGATTTCTTCGCAAATCTTGCTCACTAA
- a CDS encoding bacteriocin-like protein encodes MKNLKKLKRENLKTINGGNTPLCNMYLIQYNGFYACCSVPTTNPCELKKRECLVENGMCDSYNPGNPV; translated from the coding sequence ATGAAAAATTTAAAGAAATTAAAAAGAGAGAACCTGAAAACAATTAATGGGGGAAATACGCCACTTTGTAATATGTATCTGATACAATACAACGGATTTTATGCATGTTGCAGCGTACCTACAACCAATCCCTGTGAACTGAAAAAAAGAGAATGTCTGGTGGAAAACGGAATGTGTGATTCGTACAACCCCGGAAATCCAGTATAG
- the fumC gene encoding class II fumarate hydratase, translating to MNYRIEKDTMGEVQVPADKFWGAQTERSRNNFKIGPEGSMPHEIIEAFAYLKKAAAYTNTDLGVLPAEKRDMIAKVCDEILEGKLNDQFPLVIWQTGSGTQSNMNVNEVVSNRAHVNNGGILGEKSEIHPNDDVNKSQSSNDTYPTAMHIAAYTKVVEVTIPAVEKLKNTLAEKSKAFKDVVKIGRTHLMDATPLTLGQEFSGYVAQLEFGLRALRNTLPHLSELALGGTAVGTGLNTPNGYDVKVAEYISQFTKHPFITAENKFEALAAHDAIVESHGALKQLAVSLYKIAQDVRLLASGPRSGIGEIHIPENEPGSSIMPGKVNPTQNEALTMVCAQVLGNDTTISFAGTQGNYELNVFKPVMAYNFLQSAQLIADACISFNDHCAVGIEPNHERIKELVDKSLMLVTALNTHIGYENAAKIAKTAHKNGTTLKEEAVNLGLLTAEQFDEWVKPEDMVGSLK from the coding sequence ATGAATTACAGAATTGAAAAAGACACCATGGGAGAAGTGCAGGTACCTGCGGATAAATTTTGGGGTGCACAGACGGAACGTTCCAGAAATAATTTCAAAATAGGACCTGAAGGTTCAATGCCGCATGAAATCATTGAAGCTTTCGCTTATCTGAAAAAGGCAGCAGCTTATACCAACACTGATCTGGGAGTGCTTCCTGCTGAAAAAAGAGATATGATCGCCAAGGTATGTGATGAAATTCTTGAAGGAAAACTTAATGACCAGTTTCCGTTGGTGATCTGGCAGACGGGTTCCGGAACGCAATCGAACATGAATGTCAATGAAGTAGTTTCAAACAGAGCCCATGTTAATAATGGAGGAATATTGGGTGAAAAATCTGAAATTCACCCAAATGATGATGTGAATAAATCCCAGTCTTCCAATGATACCTATCCTACTGCCATGCACATCGCTGCCTATACAAAAGTAGTGGAGGTAACCATTCCGGCAGTAGAGAAATTAAAAAATACGCTGGCTGAAAAATCTAAAGCCTTTAAAGACGTGGTAAAGATCGGGAGAACCCATCTGATGGATGCTACTCCGCTTACTCTGGGACAGGAATTTTCCGGGTATGTGGCTCAATTGGAATTCGGATTGAGAGCTTTAAGAAATACATTACCTCACCTTTCTGAGCTTGCATTAGGTGGAACAGCTGTAGGAACAGGATTGAATACTCCTAATGGTTATGATGTAAAGGTTGCAGAATATATTTCTCAATTTACAAAACACCCTTTCATTACTGCTGAAAATAAATTTGAAGCCCTTGCTGCTCATGATGCAATTGTTGAATCTCACGGAGCTTTAAAACAATTGGCCGTTTCTTTATATAAAATTGCTCAGGATGTAAGATTACTGGCATCAGGGCCACGTTCCGGAATCGGGGAAATTCATATTCCTGAAAATGAACCCGGATCGTCTATCATGCCAGGGAAAGTAAACCCTACTCAGAATGAGGCTTTAACAATGGTTTGCGCTCAGGTTTTAGGAAATGATACAACCATTTCGTTTGCAGGAACTCAGGGAAATTATGAGCTGAATGTTTTCAAACCGGTAATGGCTTATAATTTTCTCCAGTCTGCCCAATTGATCGCTGATGCATGTATTTCTTTCAATGACCATTGTGCTGTAGGAATTGAACCCAACCATGAGAGAATTAAAGAACTTGTAGACAAATCTTTAATGCTTGTTACAGCTTTAAATACTCATATCGGATATGAAAATGCAGCAAAAATTGCTAAAACAGCCCATAAAAATGGTACAACCTTAAAAGAAGAAGCCGTCAATCTTGGTTTGTTAACTGCTGAGCAGTTTGATGAGTGGGTAAAACCTGAAGATATGGTAGGAAGTTTAAAATAA
- a CDS encoding DNA repair protein RecN produces the protein MLSRIYIKNFALIDTLEVSLNNGLQVITGETGAGKSIILGALRLILGERADVKSIAKSEEKSVVETEFSLNNQFKKFFIENDLDYELQTIIRREILPSGKSRAFINDVPVTLDILKELSSQLIDIHSQFETSNLFTSEYQFKIIDGLSENKKIIEEYQKEFSDFQSLKMLLKKLKTQLSEANKESDYKEFLLNELEELKLDDVDYEDVQNQLSIQENAGMISENVGQILSRFHQEEIGILSFFHEATHKLSKISEVSTSFAELDERLETSFVELKDIISELEHAAERVEINPENLVYLTDLNNKINALFLKHNVSDLNELIEIRNQLAGDQKGASELEAQIEATEENISQKGKTLQSLAAKLSKNRHKNIPVFIKKAESLLKKLGLEKAKVDIELQDAEEFNQFGKENIQLLFQANSGFPLKPIQTAISGGERSRVMLAVKKIIAESDELPTLILDEIDTGVSGKVAEEIGNLMREMSEDMQLIVISHLAQVAAKGNDNYKVVKQDVSGRTQSTIIPLSKEEKLNEIAQLLSGSKITEAALAQAKELIG, from the coding sequence ATGCTTTCGAGAATTTACATTAAAAACTTTGCCCTGATTGATACTCTTGAAGTATCTTTGAATAATGGTTTACAGGTTATTACCGGTGAAACGGGTGCGGGTAAATCTATTATTTTAGGAGCGCTCCGGCTTATTTTAGGAGAAAGAGCAGATGTAAAGTCCATTGCCAAATCTGAAGAGAAAAGCGTGGTGGAAACTGAGTTCTCCCTTAACAACCAGTTTAAGAAATTCTTTATTGAAAATGATCTGGATTACGAGCTTCAGACGATTATAAGAAGAGAGATCCTGCCATCAGGGAAATCCCGTGCATTCATCAATGATGTGCCGGTAACGCTTGATATTCTTAAAGAACTTTCCTCACAGCTGATTGATATTCATTCCCAGTTTGAAACATCCAATCTTTTTACTTCAGAATATCAGTTTAAAATTATCGACGGACTTTCTGAGAATAAAAAAATTATTGAAGAGTATCAGAAGGAGTTTTCTGACTTTCAAAGCCTGAAAATGCTGTTGAAAAAATTGAAGACTCAACTTTCAGAAGCCAATAAAGAAAGTGATTATAAAGAATTTTTACTCAATGAGCTGGAAGAACTGAAACTTGATGATGTAGACTATGAAGATGTTCAGAACCAGCTTTCTATTCAGGAAAATGCTGGGATGATTTCAGAAAACGTAGGTCAGATCCTGTCCAGGTTTCATCAGGAAGAAATAGGGATTCTGTCTTTCTTTCATGAAGCTACCCATAAGCTTTCAAAAATTTCGGAAGTTTCTACCAGTTTCGCAGAGCTTGATGAAAGGCTGGAAACCTCTTTTGTAGAGCTGAAAGATATTATTTCTGAACTGGAACATGCGGCCGAAAGAGTTGAAATCAATCCTGAAAATCTGGTATACCTTACCGATCTTAATAATAAAATCAACGCTCTGTTTCTTAAGCATAATGTTTCAGATCTTAATGAACTGATTGAAATCAGAAACCAGCTGGCAGGAGACCAGAAGGGGGCTTCAGAACTGGAAGCACAGATTGAAGCAACAGAAGAAAATATTTCTCAGAAAGGAAAAACACTTCAGAGCCTCGCTGCAAAGCTTTCTAAGAACAGGCACAAAAATATTCCTGTCTTCATCAAAAAAGCAGAAAGCCTACTGAAAAAATTAGGTCTTGAAAAAGCAAAAGTAGATATTGAACTGCAGGATGCCGAGGAGTTCAATCAGTTTGGAAAAGAAAATATCCAGCTGCTATTCCAGGCCAATTCCGGTTTTCCTTTAAAACCCATTCAGACCGCTATTTCCGGAGGGGAAAGATCAAGGGTAATGCTTGCTGTTAAAAAGATTATTGCCGAAAGTGATGAGCTTCCAACCCTTATTCTTGACGAAATAGACACCGGAGTTTCAGGGAAAGTTGCCGAAGAGATCGGAAACCTTATGAGAGAAATGTCTGAAGACATGCAATTGATTGTTATTTCACACCTTGCACAGGTTGCTGCAAAAGGAAATGACAACTATAAGGTGGTAAAGCAGGATGTTTCCGGCAGAACACAATCTACTATAATTCCTTTGAGCAAAGAAGAAAAGCTAAACGAAATTGCCCAGCTGCTGTCCGGAAGCAAAATTACAGAAGCTGCGCTGGCACAGGCAAAAGAGCTTATTGGATAA
- a CDS encoding ABC transporter ATP-binding protein: MINIQNLSKTYGTATVLNIEHLEIPNGETFGLVGNNGAGKTTLFSLMLDLIQATTGSVSIDGIKVDESEAWKNKVSAFVDDTFLIGYLTPEEYFYFIGELRGQNKASVDEFLKPFHDFFNGEILKSGKYVRDLSKGNQKKVGIVGAIIGNPEIIILDEPFANLDPSTQIKLKNLIKELSKQDGVTFLISSHDLSHTTEVCNRIVVVNKGLLVKDIQTNPETLKDLEQYFADQVSVSDI, translated from the coding sequence ATGATCAACATACAAAATTTATCTAAAACATACGGAACGGCAACGGTTCTTAATATCGAACATCTTGAAATTCCAAACGGGGAAACATTTGGTCTCGTAGGAAACAACGGAGCAGGAAAAACAACTCTTTTCAGCCTGATGCTGGATTTAATTCAGGCTACAACAGGTTCTGTAAGTATTGACGGAATTAAAGTAGATGAATCTGAAGCATGGAAAAATAAAGTTTCAGCATTTGTTGACGATACATTTCTCATTGGATACCTTACTCCTGAGGAATATTTTTATTTCATTGGAGAGTTGAGAGGGCAGAACAAAGCATCTGTAGATGAATTCCTGAAGCCTTTTCATGATTTTTTCAATGGAGAAATCCTTAAATCAGGAAAATACGTCCGTGACCTTTCAAAAGGAAATCAGAAAAAAGTAGGAATTGTAGGAGCAATTATTGGAAATCCTGAGATTATTATTTTGGATGAGCCTTTTGCCAATCTCGATCCATCTACTCAGATCAAACTGAAAAATCTTATCAAGGAATTATCAAAACAGGATGGTGTTACTTTTCTGATATCCAGTCATGATCTTTCCCATACAACGGAAGTCTGCAACAGAATTGTGGTAGTAAACAAAGGCCTTTTGGTAAAAGATATTCAGACCAATCCGGAAACATTAAAAGATTTGGAACAATATTTTGCAGATCAGGTTTCTGTTTCGGATATTTAA
- a CDS encoding helix-turn-helix domain-containing protein, translating to MRKSSKSGLLFRSEDIKIIMQEDLCPDQSFKSHMLEGKASFNLLFLLSEGINLEAHDCGTQFSFKKNQYILHYSPKENVAELWTENQEVLKYLQIQINYQYVFNLINPDLNRENAEILENMTHNNFIFLHKETPPDMTVEMHMIVKEILGYTKKGIMQKLFIEAKIIKLLILIFEQFNEKNILESTPKTPEMIRKFIDENYHRNIKAEEIGKYIGMNQNMIRKEFKAYYHTTIAHYISELRMLKARKLITDKEIMIKEIAIECGYEYLQNFTRAFKKKFGVSPESLRNNK from the coding sequence ATGAGGAAATCATCTAAAAGTGGACTTTTGTTCAGATCCGAAGACATCAAAATCATCATGCAGGAAGATCTGTGCCCTGATCAATCCTTCAAATCTCACATGTTGGAAGGGAAGGCAAGTTTTAATCTTCTTTTTCTGCTGAGTGAGGGAATCAATTTGGAAGCTCATGACTGCGGAACCCAATTTTCATTTAAGAAAAACCAATACATTCTTCATTACTCGCCCAAAGAAAATGTCGCTGAACTATGGACGGAAAACCAGGAAGTTCTTAAATATCTCCAGATTCAGATCAATTATCAATATGTTTTCAACCTCATCAATCCGGATCTCAACCGCGAGAATGCAGAAATTCTGGAAAACATGACCCATAATAACTTCATCTTCCTTCACAAAGAAACACCACCGGATATGACGGTTGAAATGCATATGATTGTAAAGGAAATTCTAGGATATACCAAGAAAGGAATCATGCAGAAATTATTTATAGAAGCCAAGATTATTAAGCTTCTGATTTTGATTTTTGAACAGTTCAATGAGAAAAATATTTTGGAATCCACACCAAAAACGCCTGAAATGATCAGGAAATTCATTGATGAAAATTACCACAGAAATATAAAAGCGGAAGAGATCGGAAAGTATATCGGAATGAATCAGAATATGATCAGAAAGGAATTCAAGGCCTACTATCATACAACGATTGCTCATTATATATCGGAACTCCGAATGCTGAAAGCGAGGAAACTGATTACTGACAAAGAGATTATGATCAAAGAGATCGCTATTGAATGCGGTTATGAATATCTCCAGAACTTTACACGGGCTTTTAAAAAGAAATTTGGAGTATCTCCGGAAAGCCTCAGGAATAATAAATAG
- a CDS encoding Dyp-type peroxidase produces the protein MNTIESQNVTDYPNSNTIFMVWKLNDSPQLKNIFQELCALVLNLNNSVFNRFPDSRASCVMGIGAEAWRKLDLPTPLPKELINFEEIKGVKHTAVSTSGDLHFHLRADNKSLIFDMAVEISKLLSSVAESILEIHGFKYWDARSILGFVDGTENPHGDDRDYFAKIGDEDLQYKGGSYLFVQKYLHNMDAWKGLSTEDQEKVIGRSKENDIEMSDDVKPSNSHIALANIEGEDGEELKIVRDNMPFGNPSTNEFGTYFIAYSSTFATTRKMLTNMFIGDPPGNYDRILDFSTAVTGTLFFVPTRNMLDEFSG, from the coding sequence ATGAATACGATAGAATCACAGAATGTAACAGATTATCCGAACAGCAATACTATTTTCATGGTCTGGAAACTTAATGACAGCCCACAGCTGAAAAATATTTTTCAGGAACTATGCGCTTTGGTATTAAATCTTAATAATTCCGTTTTTAACCGTTTTCCAGACAGCAGGGCAAGCTGTGTAATGGGAATTGGGGCTGAAGCATGGAGAAAACTGGATCTTCCTACACCTTTGCCAAAAGAATTAATCAATTTTGAAGAAATAAAAGGAGTGAAGCACACAGCTGTTTCCACTTCTGGAGACCTTCATTTTCACTTGAGAGCGGATAATAAAAGCCTGATTTTCGATATGGCTGTTGAAATATCCAAACTATTGAGTTCAGTGGCAGAAAGTATTCTGGAGATTCATGGATTTAAATATTGGGATGCACGTTCCATTCTTGGTTTTGTAGACGGAACAGAGAATCCACATGGTGATGACCGTGATTATTTTGCAAAAATCGGAGATGAAGACCTTCAGTACAAAGGCGGAAGTTACCTTTTTGTTCAGAAATACCTGCACAATATGGATGCCTGGAAAGGGCTGTCAACAGAAGATCAGGAGAAAGTCATCGGGAGATCAAAAGAAAACGATATTGAAATGTCGGATGATGTAAAACCTTCCAATTCACATATTGCTTTAGCCAATATCGAAGGAGAAGATGGGGAAGAATTGAAAATAGTCAGAGATAATATGCCTTTTGGAAATCCTTCTACTAATGAGTTCGGAACCTATTTTATTGCCTATTCAAGCACATTCGCAACAACCAGAAAAATGCTGACCAATATGTTCATAGGTGATCCTCCGGGAAATTATGACAGAATTTTAGATTTCAGTACAGCGGTTACAGGAACGCTTTTCTTTGTTCCTACCAGGAATATGCTTGATGAATTTTCAGGATAA
- a CDS encoding porin family protein — protein sequence MIKKLIVMGLLCSISASFHAQKALNINLSSKKDTEVSPIVKEKVEEYATKINTIIQEEKKLMEEELVVLQARNLDKTDFDREKAQIADRYSEKMDKRIEELGFDLDDVIQKQVRYSLLNTDVTSKEELKEKLLKKFRPSRSFTGYFSYGIMTLTNSSPDNELDKNIGYANNLEFGLKLNYQLSRTSPWAITSGLGFSWRTVRADNNMLFTRSADQGVALAQYSGNLEKSKLRTGYIMVPLGVQYNFSKLKNAGMDIQYRSYYTGFKIGANVYGGVKMSTNNIVKGNDGETRDRGNYQVNPFVYGAQITFSYNSFSLFVKKDFSNFFKDSYFKNDKALIFGLAIGLD from the coding sequence ATGATCAAGAAATTAATCGTAATGGGATTGCTATGCTCTATTTCAGCATCATTCCATGCACAAAAAGCTTTGAATATTAACCTGTCTTCTAAAAAAGATACTGAGGTAAGCCCTATTGTAAAAGAGAAAGTGGAAGAATATGCCACAAAGATCAATACCATTATTCAGGAAGAAAAGAAACTGATGGAAGAAGAATTAGTTGTCTTGCAGGCAAGAAACCTTGATAAAACAGATTTTGACAGAGAAAAAGCCCAGATTGCAGACCGTTATTCTGAGAAAATGGATAAAAGAATAGAGGAACTTGGATTTGATCTGGATGACGTTATTCAGAAACAGGTAAGATATTCACTTTTAAATACTGATGTTACTTCCAAAGAAGAGCTTAAAGAAAAGCTGTTGAAAAAATTCCGTCCCAGCAGAAGTTTTACAGGGTATTTCTCTTACGGAATTATGACATTGACAAACAGTTCTCCGGATAATGAACTGGACAAAAATATAGGATATGCCAATAACCTGGAATTTGGTCTGAAACTGAATTATCAGCTTAGCAGAACAAGCCCGTGGGCAATTACCTCAGGATTAGGATTCTCATGGAGAACCGTAAGAGCAGATAACAATATGCTTTTTACAAGAAGTGCAGATCAGGGAGTGGCTTTGGCTCAGTACAGCGGAAACCTTGAGAAAAGTAAGCTGAGAACCGGGTATATTATGGTTCCTCTTGGTGTACAGTATAATTTTTCCAAGCTTAAAAATGCAGGAATGGACATCCAATACCGAAGTTATTACACCGGATTTAAAATAGGAGCCAATGTATATGGCGGGGTGAAAATGTCTACCAACAATATTGTAAAAGGAAATGACGGAGAGACAAGAGACCGGGGAAACTATCAGGTGAATCCTTTTGTATATGGGGCACAGATTACATTCTCATATAACAGTTTCAGTCTTTTTGTGAAAAAAGATTTCAGCAATTTCTTTAAAGACAGTTATTTCAAAAATGATAAAGCGCTGATATTCGGCTTAGCCATTGGATTGGATTAA
- a CDS encoding RNA polymerase sigma factor yields the protein MKLLFGNKKNDLLSLLKKQDPAAQKIFYEQNVKRFLSVSKSYVSDLYQAEDCLIKAFCKIFKHIESFRGESNLDSWARRIVVNECLNFIKSHKTVFYLDEINQSFHEDIHEPGIDCDFNAQDLLDQLPDAYRMVFNLYVLEGYSHQEIADTLQISMAVSKTQLFRAKEKLRKIYFQQQKKVKNENV from the coding sequence ATGAAACTTTTGTTCGGAAATAAAAAGAATGATTTGTTGAGCCTCCTGAAAAAACAGGATCCGGCTGCACAGAAGATTTTCTATGAACAGAATGTAAAGAGATTCCTGAGCGTAAGCAAAAGCTATGTAAGCGATTTGTATCAGGCGGAAGATTGTCTCATTAAAGCATTCTGTAAAATTTTTAAGCACATAGAAAGCTTCAGAGGAGAGTCGAACCTGGACAGCTGGGCAAGAAGAATTGTCGTGAATGAATGCCTGAATTTTATCAAAAGCCATAAAACGGTATTCTATCTCGATGAGATCAACCAATCTTTTCATGAAGACATCCATGAACCGGGGATTGATTGTGATTTTAATGCGCAGGATCTTTTGGATCAGCTTCCCGATGCCTACAGAATGGTTTTCAATCTTTATGTCCTGGAAGGATATTCCCATCAGGAAATTGCTGATACTTTGCAGATTTCAATGGCTGTCAGCAAAACACAGCTGTTCCGAGCTAAAGAAAAATTAAGAAAGATCTACTTTCAACAACAAAAAAAAGTGAAAAATGAAAACGTCTAA
- a CDS encoding DUF5687 family protein → MFLKLLKLEIKSFFRGTSLGINLTMKILRLIGILYFVGCLVGGAFIAFFYVQEEMHQNPVKVVSKFMIVAWIIDLVLKYLWQEIPTQNIKPFLTMNVRKNTLVNYMLAKTFLSAFSWLSSLFFITFSLIALFNGYSILGVLVWLIGVISLLYLNNFINIFFNGKETLAVIIGVCFLGIGMLGYYKIVPVLSYSESVFFSFYEKPYFALIPVALFVILWWMCFRYLRNEFYLDQGLEAKKTVGKTENIAFLNKYGVIGTFINNDIKMLRRNKVPKGILLGSFMFLFYGLLMFTSSMYKTPAMMMVMGLFVTGGFQFLFGQRVPAFDSSYYPLMMTLNVPYKEYLKAKWWLMNIVTGISIIIALCYAYFGWEVYVTFFAAGLYNIGVNSQFTLWSGAFNKTQIDLNTKEKRLGQKGSFNMIAMLLLIPKMLLPMGVFALTKYLWGITGGVISIAIIGIIGFFLREKIFDIIVKLYKKEKYSTLDAFKNIS, encoded by the coding sequence ATGTTTCTAAAGTTACTTAAGCTTGAAATAAAAAGCTTCTTCCGTGGTACATCTTTAGGGATCAATCTGACCATGAAAATCCTCCGGCTTATTGGAATACTTTATTTCGTGGGCTGTCTTGTAGGCGGGGCTTTTATTGCTTTTTTCTATGTACAGGAGGAGATGCATCAGAATCCTGTAAAGGTGGTTTCAAAATTCATGATTGTTGCCTGGATTATTGATCTTGTTCTTAAATATCTCTGGCAGGAAATTCCAACCCAGAATATTAAGCCATTTCTTACCATGAATGTCCGGAAGAATACATTGGTTAATTATATGCTGGCCAAAACCTTTCTTTCCGCATTCAGCTGGCTGAGTTCTCTATTCTTTATCACATTTTCATTGATTGCTTTATTTAACGGATATAGCATTTTAGGAGTGTTGGTGTGGCTTATAGGAGTTATTTCATTGCTTTATCTGAATAATTTTATCAATATTTTCTTTAACGGTAAAGAAACTCTGGCGGTGATCATAGGGGTATGCTTTTTGGGCATAGGAATGTTAGGATATTATAAAATAGTTCCTGTTCTGTCTTATTCTGAGTCTGTTTTCTTTAGTTTCTATGAGAAACCTTACTTTGCACTGATCCCTGTTGCGTTGTTCGTAATACTGTGGTGGATGTGTTTCCGGTACCTGCGCAATGAATTTTATCTTGACCAAGGGCTTGAAGCCAAGAAAACAGTAGGAAAAACAGAGAATATTGCTTTTCTGAACAAATATGGAGTTATTGGAACATTTATCAATAATGATATTAAAATGCTGAGACGTAATAAAGTACCCAAGGGGATTTTACTGGGCAGTTTTATGTTTCTGTTCTACGGATTGCTGATGTTTACTTCTTCAATGTACAAAACACCGGCAATGATGATGGTTATGGGACTTTTTGTAACAGGAGGCTTTCAGTTTCTGTTTGGCCAGAGAGTTCCTGCTTTTGACAGTTCTTATTATCCATTGATGATGACCCTGAATGTTCCATATAAAGAATATTTAAAAGCGAAATGGTGGCTGATGAATATTGTAACGGGAATTTCTATCATTATAGCGCTTTGCTATGCATACTTCGGCTGGGAAGTCTACGTTACATTTTTTGCAGCAGGATTATATAATATCGGTGTGAATTCTCAATTTACCTTGTGGTCAGGAGCTTTCAATAAAACTCAGATTGACCTTAATACAAAAGAAAAAAGATTAGGACAGAAAGGGAGTTTCAATATGATAGCTATGCTTCTGCTGATTCCTAAAATGCTTCTTCCGATGGGTGTATTTGCTTTAACAAAATATTTATGGGGAATTACCGGAGGAGTGATAAGCATTGCAATTATCGGGATTATAGGATTTTTCCTGAGAGAGAAAATCTTCGATATTATCGTAAAACTTTACAAGAAAGAAAAATACAGCACACTGGATGCGTTTAAAAATATAAGTTAA